A window of Macrococcus sp. 19Msa1099 genomic DNA:
TTTCAATTTCCTGTAATACATAGCGTTCATTGTCTGGACGCATCACATGCTGCTCCCCTTCAATAAATAACACTTTATGCTTAATTCCGAGCTGTTTTAATTTATCGATCAGCATATATGCATGCTCTATACTGACAAGTTTGTCTTCTGTACCATGTACAATCATGATTGGCGGGCTATCTTTCGTTACGAGATTAATCCCTTCTCGTCGGTCATACGCCGCTTTGTTACTGATTGGTCCGACGAGGCGTTTCAGCATACTGCGAAGATCTTGTCGTTCATCATACATATAGTAGATACTCGACACTCCTCCCCATGTGATAAAGGATGTCACGTCAGCTTCCTGATACGTTACTAACCCTTGTATTCCGCCTCTCGAAAATCCAACGAAGTGTATCGGTACGTCGTACTGTGCTCTTAACAGTCTTACAAGTGCATAGACGTCTTCTCTATCTGCACCTGCGAATTCATCTTGACCATTCTGGTGTGTACCGCGATAATAAGGTGCTGCAACCAGTGTGTCCTTATACGCAAACTGCATCAGTCTCGCTGGTCTAACCGTTCCGACTGCACCTTTCCCGCCTCTTAAGTAGATGACGATGCGTTTCACGTGTTTCGGTTCATAGATCATTGCTTTAACGATATAGTCATCTGATTGATAGTCAAACGTCTCAAAAGGAATGCCACCGAGTTGTGCGTTAATCTTCGTTCTATTGAACATCATATTCCCCATCTTTCTGTAATACCCCTACGATATAGTTGACGCAGTCGTCTTTTAATATAAAGCTTTTATCGCTCTCTGCCACTTCATCAAGTTTTGCCACGATCACTGGCCCGTTCGTTTCCATATAATCGTCTTGTTCTTCTATATGTTTAATTTGTGCATAGTACACGTCTTTCTTAAATGGCTTCCCTGCATAAACAGTGTATGTCCCAATATAGCGTATCGTATCGATTATTCCGCCTGTCTCTTCATACAGTTCGCGCTTTGCCGCTTCTAGTGACGTCTCCTCTTGTTCAACTTTGCCACCTGGAAACTCCACACCACGAAATTTATTATGCGTAAGTAAGTATTTCCCGTTATAATTTGTTAT
This region includes:
- a CDS encoding prolyl oligopeptidase family serine peptidase; the protein is MGNMMFNRTKINAQLGGIPFETFDYQSDDYIVKAMIYEPKHVKRIVIYLRGGKGAVGTVRPARLMQFAYKDTLVAAPYYRGTHQNGQDEFAGADREDVYALVRLLRAQYDVPIHFVGFSRGGIQGLVTYQEADVTSFITWGGVSSIYYMYDERQDLRSMLKRLVGPISNKAAYDRREGINLVTKDSPPIMIVHGTEDKLVSIEHAYMLIDKLKQLGIKHKVLFIEGEQHVMRPDNERYVLQEIEKWMEEVEREIKS
- the ytkD gene encoding RNA deprotection pyrophosphohydrolase, giving the protein MEFHDHAGNKVLLTLNDQPDSDNKHVLIITNYNGKYLLTHNKFRGVEFPGGKVEQEETSLEAAKRELYEETGGIIDTIRYIGTYTVYAGKPFKKDVYYAQIKHIEEQDDYMETNGPVIVAKLDEVAESDKSFILKDDCVNYIVGVLQKDGEYDVQ